The Raphanus sativus cultivar WK10039 unplaced genomic scaffold, ASM80110v3 Scaffold1423, whole genome shotgun sequence genome contains the following window.
CACCAATTTCTCTTCCAAGAACACCACCAATTTCTCTTCCAATAATACCACCAATTTCTCCCTCAAGAAGTCCGCCAACGGTTCCTCCAAAGGCACCACCTATGTCTCCACCAGAAGCACCACCAACCTCTCCTCCGCGTGTACCACCTGTGTCTCCCCCAGTACCTCAACCAACAGCTCCTCCACAAACATCACCAATGTCTCCGCCAAGAATGCCACCAACTTCTCCTCCACGGACACCTCCGGTCTCTCCACCAAAACTTCCACCAGCTGCTCCTCCAAAGAGAGTACCACCAGTGTTTCCACCAACTGCTCCACCACGTGCACCACCGGTACCTCTGCCAAGGTCccctccaccacctccaccttCCCTGCTTGGAACATGCCCTCGTAGGATTGGCCCCCAGTTACGAATATGTGGAAGTATCCTAAGCATT
Protein-coding sequences here:
- the LOC130504212 gene encoding glycine-rich cell wall structural protein-like, producing MLRILPHIRNWGPILRGHVPSREGGGGGGDLGRGTGGARGGAVGGNTGGTLFGGAAGGSFGGETGGVRGGEVGGILGGDIGGTRGGEVGGASGGDIGGAFGGTVGGLLEGEIGGIIGREIGGVLGREIGDMIGREIGGIIGRIGGVLGREIGGIIGRTGGIIGREIGGILGREIGGIIGRIGGVLGREIGGM